In Acidobacteriota bacterium, one DNA window encodes the following:
- a CDS encoding ATP-binding protein, with translation MMGFSWLGRWSAPLRSGTGGEFEQAAIRLVMGLLGGAYLVGLVLSRNLGEATDWRLLTFLGVFLTLSACIMAAVILRPRISPARRHLGLLLDIGTIGYLLFELEAYGALFLPLYLWVTFGNGFRYGVSYLWKAMALSVACFTLVVGFSPYWRQEWVYTAGAFIALLALPAYVAILLVRLQRAVAAAEEASRAKSAFLANMSHEIRTPMNGVLGMLSLLLDDALAESQRRKVEVAYDSGRALLGLLNSILDLSKVEAGRLEYERIPFDLEALVSQIVDLFGSRARGKGLAMQVDFDERLGRFYVGDPTRLRQVLSNLVGNAVKFTQMGRVTLSVFPDPRDGACVRFEVADTGPGIDEGALRRIFEFFQQADNSITRTHGGSGLGLALSRDLVRGMGGRIDVRSVPGEGSVFGFSLPLPPHEGDAPMDGVTARSAGVGTRFEGRRVLLVEDDTVNQLVARGFLSRFGLEVDTVGDGAQALEALERGGYDLVLMDCHMPVLDGFEATRRLRAREAGGTRIPVVALTASAMEEDRRRCEACGMDDFLVKPLEDQALAQVLARWLGAGSRVPGAQGCHG, from the coding sequence ATGATGGGTTTTTCGTGGCTGGGGCGATGGAGCGCACCGCTGCGCTCCGGTACGGGCGGCGAGTTCGAGCAGGCCGCCATTCGCCTGGTCATGGGGTTACTCGGTGGGGCCTATCTCGTCGGGCTGGTGCTCTCCAGGAACTTGGGCGAGGCGACGGATTGGCGCCTGCTGACCTTCCTGGGGGTCTTCCTGACCCTCTCCGCCTGCATCATGGCGGCGGTGATCCTCCGGCCCCGGATCAGCCCGGCGCGGCGGCACCTCGGCCTGCTCCTCGACATCGGCACCATCGGCTACCTGCTCTTCGAACTGGAGGCTTACGGCGCGCTCTTCCTGCCGCTCTATCTCTGGGTGACCTTCGGCAACGGTTTCCGCTACGGTGTGAGCTACCTGTGGAAGGCCATGGCCCTGAGCGTGGCCTGTTTCACGCTCGTCGTCGGTTTTTCCCCCTACTGGCGGCAGGAGTGGGTCTACACCGCCGGCGCCTTCATCGCGCTGCTCGCCCTGCCGGCCTACGTCGCCATCCTCCTGGTGCGCCTGCAACGGGCGGTTGCCGCCGCGGAGGAAGCGAGCCGGGCGAAGAGCGCCTTTCTGGCCAACATGAGCCACGAGATCCGGACGCCGATGAACGGTGTGCTGGGGATGCTCTCCCTGCTGCTGGACGATGCGCTGGCCGAGAGCCAGAGGCGGAAGGTCGAGGTGGCCTACGATTCGGGGCGCGCCCTGCTCGGACTGCTCAACTCGATCCTCGACCTGTCGAAGGTCGAGGCCGGGCGGCTGGAATACGAGCGGATCCCCTTCGACCTCGAGGCCCTGGTCTCTCAAATCGTTGACCTCTTCGGCTCCCGGGCCCGGGGCAAGGGTCTCGCGATGCAGGTCGACTTCGACGAGCGGCTGGGCCGTTTCTACGTGGGCGACCCGACCCGTCTGCGGCAGGTGCTGAGCAACCTGGTCGGCAACGCCGTCAAGTTCACCCAGATGGGCCGGGTGACGCTATCGGTCTTCCCCGACCCCCGGGACGGCGCATGCGTACGCTTCGAGGTCGCGGACACCGGCCCCGGCATCGACGAGGGCGCCCTGCGGCGGATCTTCGAGTTCTTCCAGCAGGCGGACAACTCGATCACCCGGACCCATGGGGGCAGCGGGCTCGGCCTGGCCCTGAGCCGGGATCTGGTCCGGGGCATGGGCGGCCGGATCGACGTGCGATCCGTCCCCGGGGAGGGCAGCGTCTTCGGCTTTTCCCTGCCGCTCCCGCCGCACGAGGGGGACGCGCCGATGGACGGCGTGACGGCCCGTTCCGCCGGCGTGGGGACGCGCTTTGAAGGCAGACGGGTTCTGCTCGTTGAAGACGACACCGTCAACCAACTCGTGGCGCGGGGATTTCTTTCCCGTTTCGGTCTCGAAGTGGATACGGTCGGGGACGGCGCACAGGCCCTCGAAGCCCTGGAACGAGGCGGTTACGACCTGGTGTTGATGGACTGCCACATGCCCGTGCTCGACGGGTTCGAGGCGACCCGCCGGCTGCGGGCGCGCGAGGCGGGGGGCACACGGATCCCCGTCGTCGCGCTGACGGCCAGCGCCATGGAAGAAGACCGCAGGCGCTGCGAGGCGTGCGGCATGGACGACTTTCTGGTCAAACCGCTCGAGGATCAGGCCCTCGCACAGGTTCTCGCGCGGTGGCTTGGAGCCGGGTCACGAGTCCCTGGAGCGCAGGGCTGCCACGGCTGA
- a CDS encoding glycosyltransferase family 9 protein has protein sequence MSARMVLFQLERMGDLAQTLPALEGLVRGGVETRLVVRRHLLGLARLLAPEAVECVAVADVSLLEVEKACRRGDPAARTMAAELAAPLARPGDLVVNLSYHQAGALLATAAAGEAAWGPWVSAAGERLIRGVWATYLLAAVDARPAGRVHMTDLRRLVCAEALGRELPVWKPMTASRPGTGGLRVGLVTGAGDPARRSSARWLQTLAQMLVDAGYRLVLLGGEEDRSRADTLARGLTTPPRNRVGTTTLEEVVGEVRRLDLVVGFDTGPVHLASACGTPVVMVLGGGAHYWETGPWGEGDLALQALEVGRAEVDGVPPSVVVAACRARLEGLGCPDSGAGYRVLRVEPAPPSDRLGGIVYGHRGRVAAALAQRRLLAAFGAPPADHPEGAECAAGQAARQGCRQAAQALEALGSGDPRQAAGHLQALAASIEDLLEKTRGEAETRLIGAWVAALLEHLPPSAPDQTARVCGRILRRALSALGAASPALAHDRI, from the coding sequence GTGTCGGCGCGGATGGTCCTGTTTCAGCTCGAGCGCATGGGTGACCTGGCCCAGACGCTGCCCGCCCTCGAGGGCCTGGTGCGCGGAGGGGTCGAAACGCGCCTGGTGGTTCGTCGGCACCTGCTGGGCCTCGCCCGGCTCCTGGCCCCGGAGGCGGTGGAGTGCGTCGCCGTGGCGGACGTCTCCTTGCTGGAAGTGGAAAAGGCCTGTCGCCGGGGGGATCCGGCGGCACGCACGATGGCCGCCGAACTCGCCGCCCCCCTGGCTCGCCCCGGTGACCTGGTGGTCAATCTCAGTTACCACCAGGCCGGCGCCCTGCTGGCCACCGCGGCGGCGGGAGAGGCGGCCTGGGGCCCCTGGGTCAGTGCCGCCGGAGAGCGCCTGATCCGCGGGGTGTGGGCGACCTATCTGCTGGCCGCCGTCGACGCCCGTCCCGCCGGGCGGGTGCACATGACCGACCTGCGCCGACTGGTCTGCGCGGAGGCCCTGGGGCGCGAACTGCCCGTCTGGAAGCCGATGACCGCGTCCCGCCCCGGCACCGGCGGCTTGCGGGTCGGCCTGGTGACGGGGGCCGGCGACCCCGCCCGCCGCAGCTCGGCCCGCTGGTTGCAGACCCTGGCCCAGATGCTGGTGGATGCCGGGTACCGGCTGGTCCTGCTCGGCGGCGAGGAGGATCGTTCCCGGGCCGATACCCTGGCGCGCGGGCTGACGACGCCTCCGCGCAACCGGGTGGGGACGACCACTCTCGAGGAAGTGGTCGGGGAAGTCCGCCGCCTGGACCTGGTGGTGGGTTTCGACACCGGACCCGTGCACCTGGCGAGCGCTTGCGGAACGCCGGTGGTGATGGTTCTCGGAGGCGGGGCCCACTACTGGGAAACCGGGCCCTGGGGGGAGGGTGACCTGGCGCTCCAGGCTCTCGAAGTCGGGCGCGCCGAGGTCGACGGGGTGCCTCCCTCGGTGGTGGTCGCGGCCTGCCGCGCCCGGCTCGAAGGGCTGGGCTGTCCGGACTCCGGGGCGGGATACCGGGTGCTCCGGGTCGAGCCCGCCCCGCCTTCGGACCGGTTGGGAGGCATCGTCTACGGGCACCGGGGCCGCGTCGCCGCAGCCCTGGCCCAGCGTCGGCTGCTGGCGGCCTTCGGCGCCCCCCCGGCGGATCACCCGGAGGGGGCGGAGTGTGCGGCCGGTCAGGCGGCCCGGCAGGGGTGCCGGCAGGCCGCGCAGGCTCTCGAGGCTCTCGGCTCGGGGGATCCGCGGCAGGCCGCCGGGCACCTCCAGGCCCTTGCGGCGAGCATCGAGGATCTGCTCGAGAAAACCCGCGGGGAAGCGGAAACACGCCTCATCGGCGCCTGGGTCGCCGCCCTGCTCGAGCACCTCCCGCCCTCGGCGCCGGACCAGACCGCCCGGGTCTGTGGCCGCATCCTGCGACGCGCGCTCAGCGCCCTCGGCGCCGCTTCGCCCGCACTGGCCCACGATCGGATCTAG
- a CDS encoding DUF1820 family protein codes for MAGRKRYRVVFHNQGKVYEIFVKAVSSAEIFGFVALEGIVFGEKSQVVVDPSEESLKNEFRDVERCLVPLHAVIRIDEVSCEGVSRIVPGGKEGAVAPFPAPIYTPPPKGK; via the coding sequence GTGGCGGGCCGTAAGCGCTATCGAGTGGTGTTCCACAACCAGGGGAAGGTCTACGAAATCTTCGTCAAGGCGGTCTCCTCCGCCGAAATCTTCGGTTTCGTCGCTCTCGAGGGCATCGTCTTCGGCGAGAAGAGCCAGGTGGTGGTCGACCCCTCCGAGGAGAGCCTGAAGAACGAGTTCCGCGACGTGGAGCGTTGCCTGGTGCCGCTGCACGCGGTGATCCGCATCGACGAGGTGAGCTGCGAAGGTGTCAGCCGCATCGTTCCCGGTGGCAAGGAGGGCGCCGTCGCCCCCTTCCCCGCACCGATCTACACGCCACCGCCCAAAGGCAAGTAG
- a CDS encoding class I SAM-dependent methyltransferase — translation MADLSPKRYGKDYYQQEFGLDELQRFNMHWWSVRFYARLADRLLRRHGGRRVLEIGCAHGYTLARLEARHETWGIDLSDYAIGRARTIAPRSRVFCADFTADLPPQIEAGGFDLIIAKYVLEHLADPEKALHRAFSLLAPGGRLLYSVPNMDSPGRRFKGRKWYAFGDETHVSLLERHEWIELTRRTGFEIERTFSDGLWDMPYLEWMPTALQYPIFCLPTVVTVFFARPMLPSRWGENLIVVARRPAEKASSAQGPDDSAVAALRSRDS, via the coding sequence ATGGCGGATCTTTCACCGAAGCGCTACGGGAAGGACTACTACCAGCAGGAGTTCGGGCTCGACGAACTCCAGCGCTTCAACATGCACTGGTGGTCGGTCCGCTTCTACGCCCGCCTGGCCGACCGCCTGCTGCGGCGCCACGGTGGCAGGCGCGTGCTCGAGATCGGCTGCGCCCATGGTTACACGCTGGCTCGACTCGAAGCGCGCCACGAGACCTGGGGGATCGATCTCTCCGACTACGCCATCGGCAGGGCGCGGACAATCGCTCCGCGCTCGAGGGTCTTCTGCGCCGACTTCACGGCGGATCTGCCCCCGCAGATCGAGGCGGGCGGCTTCGACCTGATCATCGCCAAGTACGTGCTCGAGCATCTCGCCGACCCGGAAAAGGCCTTGCACCGCGCCTTCTCCCTGCTCGCGCCGGGGGGCCGCCTGCTCTACTCCGTGCCGAACATGGACTCCCCCGGCCGACGCTTCAAGGGCCGGAAGTGGTACGCCTTCGGTGACGAAACCCACGTCTCGCTGCTCGAAAGACACGAGTGGATCGAGCTCACCCGGCGTACCGGCTTCGAGATCGAACGCACCTTCTCCGACGGTCTGTGGGACATGCCCTACCTCGAGTGGATGCCCACTGCTCTGCAATACCCGATCTTCTGCCTGCCGACGGTGGTCACCGTCTTCTTCGCCCGGCCGATGCTCCCCTCCCGCTGGGGTGAGAACCTGATCGTCGTGGCCCGGCGACCTGCCGAAAAGGCTTCTTCCGCCCAGGGCCCCGACGATTCAGCCGTGGCAGCCCTGCGCTCCAGGGACTCGTGA
- a CDS encoding class I SAM-dependent methyltransferase encodes MGRRPDGRERNAGSSRRVGTEWFEPLYQEAGGDAALVPWADLAPKGPLVEWLEEQGEPAGGGRAVVIGCGLGDDAEELARRGWKVTAFDLAPTAIEWCRRRFASSDVDYRVADLYALPSCWSRAFDLVVEVYTFQALPAEIRPEAMDKAADLVAEGGRLVLVCRLREAGEEAEGPPWPLTREELTRLEKAGLSLLESVEVGDPDDRPVRRLRQVYRRGSAGGAKSGPRTPP; translated from the coding sequence ATGGGCCGGAGGCCTGACGGCCGCGAGCGGAACGCCGGGTCTTCCCGGCGGGTGGGAACGGAGTGGTTCGAGCCCCTCTACCAGGAGGCCGGGGGGGACGCCGCCCTCGTTCCCTGGGCGGATCTGGCTCCCAAGGGGCCGCTGGTCGAGTGGCTCGAAGAGCAGGGCGAGCCCGCCGGTGGGGGGCGGGCCGTGGTCATCGGCTGCGGGCTGGGTGACGATGCCGAAGAACTGGCCCGGCGGGGCTGGAAGGTGACGGCCTTCGACCTGGCGCCGACGGCCATCGAGTGGTGCCGCCGGCGCTTTGCATCCAGCGACGTGGACTACCGGGTTGCGGATCTCTACGCGTTGCCCTCGTGCTGGAGCCGGGCCTTCGACCTGGTGGTGGAGGTCTATACCTTCCAGGCGCTGCCCGCCGAGATCCGCCCCGAGGCGATGGACAAGGCCGCCGACCTGGTGGCGGAGGGGGGGCGGCTGGTGCTGGTCTGCCGCCTGCGGGAAGCCGGCGAAGAGGCGGAGGGGCCACCCTGGCCCCTGACCCGCGAAGAACTCACCCGCCTCGAGAAGGCCGGGCTGAGCCTGCTGGAGTCCGTCGAGGTCGGCGACCCGGACGACCGTCCCGTCCGGCGACTGCGGCAGGTCTACCGGCGGGGATCCGCCGGCGGCGCGAAGAGCGGGCCCCGCACGCCGCCCTGA
- the ccoS gene encoding cbb3-type cytochrome oxidase assembly protein CcoS, with the protein MSVVYLVLPLALLLALVGVLLFAWAVRRGQFDDLETPALRMLDDDDSPIRARGDGSADPGSTSGDPPARGA; encoded by the coding sequence GTGTCGGTCGTCTATCTCGTGCTGCCCCTGGCCCTGCTCCTCGCCTTGGTGGGCGTGCTGCTCTTCGCCTGGGCGGTGCGCCGGGGGCAGTTCGACGACCTGGAGACTCCGGCCCTGCGCATGCTCGACGACGACGACTCCCCGATCCGGGCCCGCGGCGACGGTTCCGCCGACCCGGGCTCCACCTCCGGGGACCCGCCCGCGCGCGGCGCTTGA
- the glgA gene encoding glycogen synthase GlgA — protein MHIAHVASEMAPLAKVGGLGDVVGSLPAAQQALGDRVTCVLPAYRRVLDRLDLRSAPLVETRYRIAGEEIAGGVIETTHGGVRLLLIRHDDYFDRDGIYDDGRHAWPDNPRRFAWLAGAALTALRRLEPAPEAIFAHDWPLALLPVLLRAHSYPGDPLRHCATIQVIHNMAHQGVFPLDLGRALDLPEHWLDADLLEALGSLNMLKGGILCATKVLTVSPTYAEEIVWPAHGEGLDGALLSRGDDLWGILNGIDTSVWNPRTDPHLPASYDAGNPAGKTRCKRALQEELGLGPRDEAPLFGVVSRIDPQKGIDLIEQAAPWLVDQGAQLVLLGSGRPGLLDPLHGLARIWRESVSIHERFDEALAHRIYAGADFFLMPSRFEPCGLGQMVALRYGTPPIARRTGGLADTVRDTSEHPDGGNGFLFDTPDAEGLIWACRRAIDLYRQQPAELMALRRRGMIEDLSWEHSAQTYRRLLRRAVRRERRRVMENA, from the coding sequence ATGCATATCGCCCATGTCGCCAGCGAAATGGCGCCTCTGGCCAAGGTCGGAGGCCTGGGAGACGTGGTGGGCTCGCTGCCCGCCGCCCAACAGGCCCTGGGCGACAGGGTGACCTGCGTCCTGCCGGCCTACCGCCGGGTTCTCGACCGGCTGGATCTGCGCTCGGCCCCGCTGGTGGAGACCCGCTACCGTATCGCCGGGGAAGAAATCGCCGGCGGCGTGATCGAAACCACCCACGGCGGCGTCCGCCTGCTGCTGATCCGCCACGACGACTACTTCGACCGGGATGGGATCTACGACGACGGCCGGCACGCCTGGCCCGACAATCCCCGGCGCTTCGCCTGGCTGGCCGGCGCGGCCCTCACCGCCCTGCGGCGGCTGGAGCCGGCCCCGGAAGCGATCTTCGCCCATGACTGGCCGCTGGCCCTGCTGCCCGTGCTGTTGCGGGCGCACAGTTATCCCGGCGATCCCTTGCGGCACTGCGCCACGATCCAGGTGATCCACAACATGGCCCACCAGGGCGTCTTTCCCCTCGACCTGGGCCGCGCCCTCGATCTTCCGGAACACTGGCTCGACGCCGACCTGCTCGAGGCGCTGGGCTCACTGAACATGCTCAAGGGCGGCATTCTCTGCGCCACCAAGGTCCTGACGGTCTCCCCCACCTACGCCGAAGAGATCGTCTGGCCGGCCCATGGCGAGGGACTGGACGGCGCCCTGCTCTCCCGGGGCGACGACCTGTGGGGCATCCTCAACGGCATCGACACCAGCGTGTGGAACCCCCGGACCGATCCCCACCTCCCGGCCTCCTACGATGCCGGCAACCCGGCCGGCAAGACGCGTTGCAAGCGGGCGCTCCAGGAAGAGCTGGGCCTGGGGCCGCGGGACGAAGCTCCCCTCTTCGGCGTCGTCAGCCGCATCGATCCCCAAAAGGGCATCGACCTGATCGAGCAGGCCGCTCCGTGGCTGGTCGACCAGGGGGCCCAGCTCGTGCTGCTGGGGTCCGGCCGGCCGGGCCTGCTCGACCCCCTGCACGGACTGGCGCGGATCTGGCGCGAGTCGGTGTCGATCCACGAACGCTTCGACGAAGCCCTGGCCCACCGCATCTACGCCGGGGCCGATTTCTTCCTGATGCCCAGCCGCTTCGAGCCCTGCGGGCTGGGACAGATGGTGGCCCTGCGCTATGGCACACCCCCCATCGCCCGTCGCACCGGGGGGCTGGCCGATACGGTACGCGACACCTCCGAACATCCCGACGGCGGAAACGGCTTTCTCTTCGACACGCCCGATGCGGAGGGCCTGATCTGGGCCTGCCGGCGAGCGATCGATCTCTACCGGCAGCAGCCGGCTGAACTCATGGCCCTGCGCCGGCGGGGCATGATCGAGGATCTGTCCTGGGAGCACTCGGCGCAGACCTACCGGCGCCTGCTGCGCCGGGCGGTGCGCCGGGAACGCCGCCGGGTGATGGAGAACGCCTGA
- the queG gene encoding tRNA epoxyqueuosine(34) reductase QueG, with protein sequence MRERHNRSMDDRQGLGPGISAEVITRCGKAAGLTTCGVADCGPSDHGSWLDRWLSAGAHGSMAWMERTAAIRKELTSKWDWARSALVGTVSYLTEPVDRRRLPGIGPFIARYARGRDYHDLLRERLADWCEAIEKAAGRSFRRALLVDTSAILERELALRAGLGWIGKNTCLIGPRGDSWRLIGVVLTDLPPLPPVPPAADRCGTCRACLDACPTGALPEPYFLDARRCISYLTIEHRGEIEAEMEPAVGDWLFGCDICQEVCPWNRRVVPSGEEALALDPRWSQWSLGALARLDPETWRREFRKTPLGRPRRGGLVRNALVVGANLGDPDVLAAARELVDDEDPQVAATARRVLERRK encoded by the coding sequence TTGCGCGAGAGGCATAATCGTTCCATGGACGATCGGCAGGGTCTCGGTCCCGGCATCAGTGCGGAGGTGATCACCCGTTGCGGGAAGGCGGCGGGGCTGACGACCTGCGGCGTGGCGGATTGCGGGCCTTCGGACCACGGTTCGTGGCTCGACCGCTGGTTGAGCGCCGGCGCCCACGGCTCGATGGCCTGGATGGAGCGCACGGCGGCGATCCGCAAGGAGCTGACTTCCAAGTGGGACTGGGCCCGCAGCGCCCTGGTGGGCACCGTGTCCTATCTCACCGAGCCCGTCGATCGGCGGCGTCTTCCGGGCATCGGTCCGTTCATCGCGCGCTACGCCCGGGGACGGGACTACCACGACCTGCTGCGGGAGCGGCTGGCCGACTGGTGCGAGGCGATCGAAAAAGCCGCCGGCCGGAGCTTCCGCCGCGCCCTGCTGGTGGATACCAGCGCGATTCTCGAGCGAGAGCTGGCCCTGCGGGCGGGGCTCGGCTGGATCGGCAAGAACACCTGCCTGATCGGGCCCCGGGGAGACTCCTGGCGGCTGATCGGCGTGGTGCTCACCGACTTGCCCCCGTTGCCCCCGGTCCCGCCCGCCGCCGATCGCTGCGGGACCTGTCGCGCCTGTCTCGACGCCTGCCCCACGGGGGCGCTGCCCGAACCCTACTTTCTCGATGCCCGGCGCTGCATTTCCTATCTCACCATCGAGCATCGGGGCGAGATCGAGGCGGAAATGGAGCCGGCCGTGGGGGACTGGCTGTTCGGCTGCGACATCTGCCAGGAAGTCTGTCCCTGGAACCGGCGGGTCGTTCCCTCCGGCGAGGAGGCGCTGGCCCTCGATCCCCGCTGGTCGCAGTGGAGCCTGGGGGCGTTGGCGCGCCTGGACCCCGAGACCTGGCGTCGCGAGTTCCGCAAGACGCCCCTCGGTCGCCCCAGGCGCGGGGGGCTGGTGCGCAACGCCCTGGTCGTGGGGGCGAACCTCGGTGATCCCGACGTACTGGCCGCCGCCCGGGAACTGGTCGACGATGAAGACCCCCAGGTGGCGGCCACCGCCCGCCGGGTGCTCGAGCGCCGGAAATGA
- a CDS encoding ferredoxin--NADP reductase → MTADPTNAVVLQRIEVAPGLIILRVAPDEWEFSDFVPGQFAVLGLPGSAPRCKTCDPCEPDEEPRPGKLIKRAYSIASASHWKQYMEFYITLVRSGALTPRLFALDVGDRLWLGPKFTGSFTLDPVPQGKRVILMATGTGLAPYMSMMRTLLQDQSHEYVVIHGARHSWDLGYRSELSTMDRLSPRFTYIPSITRPAEETVPWTGLTGYLQNLWKDGSFADIIGARPTPEDTHIFLCGNPAMIEAIMGILESEGFTEHKRRTPGTIHVEKYW, encoded by the coding sequence GTGACCGCCGACCCGACCAATGCCGTCGTCCTCCAGCGCATCGAGGTGGCCCCCGGCCTGATCATCCTGCGGGTGGCACCGGACGAGTGGGAGTTCTCCGATTTCGTACCCGGACAGTTCGCCGTACTGGGGCTGCCCGGCTCGGCTCCCCGCTGCAAGACCTGCGACCCCTGCGAGCCCGACGAGGAACCCCGGCCCGGCAAACTGATCAAACGCGCCTACTCCATCGCCTCGGCTTCCCACTGGAAGCAGTACATGGAGTTCTACATCACTCTCGTGCGCTCGGGGGCCTTGACCCCCCGCCTCTTCGCCCTGGACGTGGGGGACAGGCTCTGGCTGGGGCCGAAATTCACCGGTTCATTCACCCTCGATCCCGTACCGCAAGGCAAGCGGGTGATCCTGATGGCCACGGGCACGGGGCTCGCGCCCTACATGAGCATGATGCGCACCCTGCTCCAGGACCAGAGCCACGAATACGTTGTGATCCACGGCGCGCGCCATTCGTGGGATCTCGGCTACCGCTCCGAGCTGTCCACCATGGATCGCCTCTCTCCCCGCTTCACCTACATTCCCTCGATCACCCGCCCCGCCGAAGAGACCGTGCCCTGGACGGGCCTGACGGGCTACCTCCAGAATCTCTGGAAGGACGGCTCCTTCGCCGACATCATCGGCGCCCGACCGACTCCCGAAGACACTCACATCTTCCTCTGCGGCAACCCGGCGATGATCGAGGCGATCATGGGCATCCTCGAAAGCGAGGGCTTCACCGAGCACAAGCGACGCACACCGGGAACGATCCACGTGGAAAAGTACTGGTAG
- a CDS encoding YceI family protein: MSYRTLRTSLLAAAFFAVAGPAFAADTYKIDPVHTNVIFAIEHLGVSKFHGRFNDVSGTFTIDKADPAASSIHLEIKAASVDTHSEKRDNHIKSPDFFNVRQFPVITFKSTKVSAKGKTWTISGDLSFHGVTRNITVDFHLIGEGKDPWGNYRAGGTVRFTIKRSDFGMKYMQGPLGDEVEIIVNIEGIRG, encoded by the coding sequence ATGTCGTATCGGACGCTGCGTACGTCCCTTCTGGCCGCCGCGTTCTTCGCGGTTGCCGGACCCGCTTTCGCTGCCGACACCTACAAGATCGACCCGGTGCACACCAACGTGATCTTCGCCATCGAGCATCTCGGTGTGAGCAAGTTTCACGGTCGTTTCAACGACGTTTCCGGGACTTTCACCATCGACAAGGCCGATCCCGCCGCCTCTTCGATCCACCTGGAGATCAAGGCCGCCAGCGTCGACACCCACAGCGAGAAACGGGACAACCACATCAAGAGCCCCGATTTCTTCAACGTCCGGCAGTTCCCCGTGATCACGTTCAAAAGCACCAAGGTCAGCGCCAAGGGCAAGACCTGGACCATCAGCGGTGACCTGAGTTTTCACGGCGTGACCAGGAACATCACCGTCGATTTCCACCTCATCGGCGAGGGCAAGGATCCGTGGGGCAACTATCGCGCCGGCGGCACCGTGCGCTTCACCATCAAGCGCAGCGACTTCGGCATGAAGTACATGCAGGGGCCCCTCGGTGACGAGGTGGAGATCATCGTCAACATCGAGGGGATCCGCGGCTGA